A genomic segment from Candidatus Krumholzibacteriota bacterium encodes:
- a CDS encoding inositol-3-phosphate synthase, which yields MEIKHEPRKPSGKLGILTPGLGAVATTFIAGVEAVRRGIAKPIGSLTQMGTIRLGKRTENRVPAIRDFVPLAELDDLVFGGWDIFEDDVYTAASKAGVLDARLLDGVKPFLQSIKPMKAVFDQKYVKKLSGTWVKEGKTWWDKAEMLKEDIRSFKEKNGCDRLVMIWCASTEVFMKPTAVHADIASFEKAMKENSPEIAPSMVYAYAALSMGIPFANGAPNLTNDIPALFELALANEAPTAGKDFKTGQTLMKTIIAPGLKARMIGLNGWFSTNILGNRDGEVLDDPESFKTKEESKLSVLEHILQPKLYPDLYEDFYHKVRINYYPPRGDNKEGWDNIDIVGWLGYPMQIKIDFLCRDSILAAPIVLDLALFMDLAKRIGFRGIQEWLSFYFKSPIHAPELYPEHDLFIQLMKLKNTLRYIQGEDMITHLGQEYYD from the coding sequence ATGGAGATCAAGCACGAACCAAGGAAACCGTCGGGAAAGCTCGGCATCCTCACCCCCGGTCTCGGCGCGGTGGCGACCACGTTCATCGCCGGTGTCGAGGCGGTCCGCCGGGGCATCGCGAAACCGATCGGCTCGCTCACCCAGATGGGGACGATCCGCCTCGGCAAGCGCACCGAAAACCGCGTTCCGGCGATCCGCGATTTCGTCCCCCTCGCCGAGCTCGACGACCTCGTCTTCGGCGGCTGGGACATCTTCGAGGACGACGTCTACACGGCCGCCTCGAAGGCGGGCGTGCTCGACGCCCGGCTCCTCGACGGGGTGAAACCCTTTCTCCAGTCGATCAAGCCGATGAAGGCCGTCTTCGACCAGAAATACGTCAAGAAGCTCTCCGGCACGTGGGTGAAGGAGGGCAAGACCTGGTGGGACAAGGCCGAGATGCTCAAGGAGGACATCCGTTCCTTCAAGGAGAAGAACGGCTGCGACCGCCTCGTGATGATCTGGTGCGCAAGCACCGAGGTCTTCATGAAGCCGACCGCGGTTCACGCAGACATCGCCTCCTTCGAGAAGGCGATGAAGGAGAACAGCCCGGAGATCGCCCCGAGCATGGTCTACGCCTACGCGGCGCTTTCGATGGGGATCCCCTTCGCCAACGGAGCGCCGAACCTCACCAACGACATCCCCGCCCTCTTCGAACTGGCCCTCGCCAACGAGGCGCCGACGGCCGGCAAGGATTTCAAGACGGGCCAGACCCTCATGAAGACGATCATCGCGCCGGGGCTCAAGGCGCGGATGATCGGCCTGAACGGCTGGTTCTCCACGAACATCCTCGGCAACCGCGACGGCGAGGTCCTCGACGACCCCGAGAGCTTCAAGACGAAGGAGGAGAGCAAGCTCAGCGTGCTCGAGCACATCCTCCAGCCGAAGCTCTACCCCGATCTCTACGAAGACTTCTACCACAAGGTGCGGATCAACTACTACCCGCCGCGCGGCGACAACAAGGAGGGCTGGGACAACATCGACATCGTGGGGTGGCTCGGCTACCCGATGCAGATCAAGATCGACTTCCTCTGCCGCGACAGCATCCTCGCCGCGCCGATCGTGCTCGACCTCGCCCTCTTCATGGATCTCGCCAAGCGGATCGGCTTCCGCGGCATCCAGGAATGGCTCTCCTTCTACTTCAAGAGCCCGATCCACGCCCCGGAGCTCTATCCCGAGCACGACCTGTTCATCCAGCTGATGAAGCTGAAGAACACGCTGCGCTACATCCAGGGCGAGGACATGATCACGCACCTCGGCCAGGAGTACTACGACTGA
- a CDS encoding DegQ family serine endoprotease translates to MSHHSRKAKAAAFAGLLLLVLLAGGGLERVLTTAGPGASGSALMAATAAEETLPDVVERVVPAVVNIYSKKVVKTRQETPWFFEHPFFRDFFGNQQRGRAVPRERIEQNLGSGVIVSADGYILTNNHLVETADEVRVVLPDEREYEAEIVGSDPRSDVAVLKIDEKDLPTVPIGSATDLRLAETVLAIGYPYGIGQTVTKGIVSALGRSAMHLVDYENFIQTDASINPGNSGGALINTRGELVGINTAIVSRSGGSQGIGLAIPIELARSVMESIIEHGHVVRGYIGVSIQEVTRQMAEAFGLDEPRGVLIGQVLDDSPAASGGIERGDIVLEYDGARVDRPADLQQRIAATEPGTKIDFVVQRDGKRKTLEVKIGEHPDSAAKTEDDAIEDYSPLMLGVGIENLDDRYRERLDIPERVDGVLVTEVDPATPAGEAGLQRGDVIMEVDRERVRGIDDFNDVLKKRDDARRLLLLVYRQGGTFYLVIR, encoded by the coding sequence ATGTCACATCATTCACGGAAAGCGAAGGCGGCGGCGTTCGCCGGCCTTCTCCTGCTCGTCCTCCTCGCCGGAGGCGGTCTCGAGCGCGTTCTGACGACGGCCGGCCCCGGTGCATCGGGGAGCGCGCTCATGGCCGCCACCGCGGCCGAGGAGACGCTGCCCGACGTCGTCGAGCGGGTCGTCCCCGCCGTCGTCAACATCTACTCGAAGAAGGTGGTCAAGACGCGGCAGGAGACGCCGTGGTTCTTCGAGCACCCCTTCTTCAGGGATTTCTTCGGCAACCAGCAGCGCGGACGCGCGGTGCCCCGCGAGAGGATCGAGCAGAACCTCGGGTCGGGAGTCATCGTGTCGGCGGACGGGTACATCCTCACGAACAACCACCTCGTCGAGACGGCCGACGAGGTGCGGGTCGTTCTCCCCGACGAGCGGGAGTACGAGGCGGAGATCGTCGGGAGCGATCCCCGCAGCGACGTCGCCGTCCTCAAGATCGACGAGAAGGATCTGCCCACCGTGCCGATCGGCTCCGCGACCGATCTGCGTCTCGCCGAGACGGTCCTCGCCATCGGGTACCCCTACGGGATCGGCCAGACGGTCACCAAGGGGATCGTGAGCGCCCTCGGCCGCTCGGCGATGCACCTCGTCGACTACGAGAATTTCATCCAGACCGACGCATCGATCAATCCCGGCAACTCGGGGGGCGCGCTGATCAACACGCGCGGCGAGCTGGTCGGCATCAACACGGCGATCGTCTCGCGATCGGGGGGGAGCCAGGGGATCGGACTGGCGATTCCCATCGAACTGGCCCGGTCCGTGATGGAGAGCATCATCGAGCACGGGCACGTCGTGCGCGGCTACATCGGGGTGAGCATCCAGGAGGTCACGCGGCAGATGGCCGAGGCCTTCGGTCTCGACGAGCCGCGGGGAGTTTTGATCGGGCAGGTGCTCGACGATTCGCCGGCGGCGAGCGGCGGGATCGAGCGCGGGGACATCGTCCTCGAGTACGACGGCGCGCGCGTCGACCGGCCGGCCGATCTCCAGCAGCGGATCGCGGCCACCGAGCCGGGCACGAAGATCGATTTCGTCGTGCAGCGCGATGGAAAACGCAAGACGCTCGAGGTGAAGATCGGCGAGCATCCAGACTCGGCGGCGAAGACGGAGGATGATGCGATCGAGGACTACTCCCCCCTCATGCTCGGCGTGGGGATCGAGAACCTCGACGACCGCTACCGCGAGCGGCTCGATATCCCCGAGCGCGTCGATGGCGTTCTCGTGACCGAGGTGGATCCGGCGACGCCGGCGGGGGAGGCGGGACTCCAGCGCGGGGACGTGATCATGGAAGTGGATCGGGAGCGCGTGCGCGGCATCGACGATTTCAACGACGTCCTCAAGAAACGCGATGACGCGCGGCGGCTGCTGTTGCTTGTCTACCGGCAGGGAGGCACCTTCTATCTCGTGATCCGGTAG
- a CDS encoding acylphosphatase, protein MERIRIRVTGIVQGVGYRWFVRRVATDLGLAGWVRNLHDGSVEAEAQGGEGPVRAFVAELRVGPPAADVRGIDVERIPPVGMENGFRVRF, encoded by the coding sequence ATGGAACGGATCCGCATACGGGTGACCGGAATCGTCCAGGGAGTGGGGTACCGCTGGTTCGTCCGGCGCGTCGCGACGGATCTCGGACTCGCCGGGTGGGTGAGGAACCTTCACGACGGCTCGGTCGAGGCGGAGGCGCAGGGCGGTGAGGGCCCGGTGAGGGCCTTCGTCGCGGAACTGCGTGTCGGGCCGCCCGCGGCGGATGTCAGGGGGATCGACGTCGAGCGGATCCCTCCCGTCGGCATGGAAAACGGATTCCGCGTGCGGTTCTGA
- the asd gene encoding aspartate-semialdehyde dehydrogenase gives MEKGLRAGSPGARERNGSMERKKAAVLGATGLVGQAFVRLLAGHPWFETAILAASGRRTGSRYGDEVRWMLPLPLPPEAAGLPIAGADPDLLAEAGVEYVFSALPADIAATVEPALRDRGMRVFTNAAAMRSAPDVPVIVPDVNLGDIASIERQGYPGGGFIVANPNCAAAGLVSALAPLRPFGIAEVNVATCQSISGAGYPGLSAMDIAGDLVPFIPGEEEKIARETRLILGIDAPIRPVCVRVPVRFGHLETVWVRFDRPVRRWEILDAWAGAGVAGTDLPTMPARAIEWCDREDLPRPSMSFCGEPPGMTVYTGRLHAEGERAHFVLLSNNLVKGAAGGSVSNAEAFMRCYGEI, from the coding sequence ATGGAAAAGGGGCTTCGGGCGGGCTCCCCCGGCGCCCGCGAAAGGAACGGATCCATGGAGAGGAAGAAAGCGGCGGTGCTCGGCGCGACCGGGCTCGTGGGGCAGGCGTTCGTGCGGCTGCTCGCCGGGCATCCCTGGTTCGAGACGGCGATCCTCGCCGCATCCGGGCGGCGGACGGGGTCGCGGTACGGCGACGAGGTGCGGTGGATGCTGCCCCTCCCCCTCCCGCCGGAGGCGGCCGGCCTGCCCATCGCAGGGGCCGATCCGGATCTTCTCGCGGAGGCGGGCGTGGAATACGTCTTCAGCGCGCTTCCCGCCGACATCGCCGCGACGGTCGAGCCGGCACTCCGCGACCGGGGGATGCGCGTCTTCACCAATGCCGCGGCGATGCGATCCGCGCCCGACGTGCCCGTGATCGTCCCCGACGTCAATCTCGGCGACATCGCCTCGATCGAGCGGCAGGGCTATCCCGGCGGCGGATTCATCGTGGCCAACCCGAACTGCGCGGCGGCCGGTCTCGTGTCGGCCCTCGCGCCGCTCAGGCCCTTCGGGATCGCCGAGGTGAACGTGGCGACCTGCCAGTCGATCTCCGGCGCGGGCTATCCGGGGCTGTCGGCGATGGACATCGCCGGCGACCTCGTCCCCTTCATCCCGGGGGAAGAGGAAAAGATCGCCCGCGAGACGCGTCTCATCCTCGGCATCGACGCGCCGATCCGCCCCGTCTGCGTGCGCGTTCCCGTCCGGTTCGGCCACCTCGAGACCGTCTGGGTGCGTTTCGACCGTCCCGTCCGGCGCTGGGAAATCCTCGACGCGTGGGCGGGCGCCGGCGTTGCGGGGACCGACCTGCCGACGATGCCGGCCCGCGCAATCGAGTGGTGCGATCGCGAGGATCTCCCCCGGCCGAGCATGAGCTTCTGTGGCGAGCCGCCCGGCATGACCGTCTACACCGGACGCCTGCACGCCGAGGGCGAACGCGCCCACTTCGTGCTGCTCTCGAACAATCTCGTCAAGGGAGCCGCGGGCGGCTCGGTCTCGAACGCCGAAGCGTTCATGCGCTGCTACGGGGAGATATGA
- a CDS encoding aspartate kinase, translating into MERRVVKFGGSNLRTPEDIARVIKAVRRYEPPVVFVVSALYGVTDKLVQAVEKVKRDEAAIERVLGALYRAHERIVDGYIEDADERKRVLAAMDERVRKLGKYLLGVHCLEDIPNCADDMLLSYGERLSSLLVVSILNHHGIPCREMLPEDIGLVTDGEYGNATIDLGVSAKNLRRALGGNERYVVPGFYGISREYRITTLGRGGSDYSAAAIAHCIGASSVDLWKDVAGFMSADPRVVRSAVPLPRLSYREAAELSYFGARIFHPLTFEPLEAKGIPIRILDIGEPSSRRPRTVIGERGVVRTDVIKSVTCTEDAAVLKLFGPGIGIKREVLPSVTGAMSEARVTVRAIVSSQTSINFILSRRDLARSARIVRNLRLAVIDEIETHDDVALVAIVGEGLLERPGIAARVLGAVARRRINIQMISAGSSRVAGYFLVRRRDRTAAVRAIHAEFFG; encoded by the coding sequence ATGGAACGACGCGTCGTCAAGTTCGGCGGATCGAACCTCCGCACTCCGGAGGACATCGCGCGGGTGATCAAGGCGGTGCGCCGGTACGAGCCCCCCGTCGTCTTCGTCGTCTCGGCCCTCTACGGAGTGACCGACAAGCTCGTTCAGGCAGTCGAGAAGGTCAAACGGGACGAGGCGGCGATCGAGCGGGTGCTCGGCGCCCTCTACCGCGCGCACGAGCGGATCGTCGACGGCTACATCGAGGACGCCGACGAACGGAAACGCGTTCTCGCCGCGATGGACGAACGCGTGCGCAAGCTCGGCAAGTACCTGCTCGGCGTCCATTGCCTCGAGGACATCCCCAACTGCGCCGACGACATGCTCCTTTCCTACGGCGAGCGGCTCTCCTCGCTGCTTGTCGTCTCTATCCTCAACCACCACGGCATTCCGTGCCGCGAGATGCTTCCCGAGGACATCGGGCTCGTCACCGACGGCGAGTACGGCAACGCGACGATCGACCTCGGCGTCTCCGCGAAGAACCTGCGGCGCGCCCTCGGCGGCAACGAACGCTACGTGGTGCCCGGCTTCTACGGCATATCTCGCGAGTACCGGATCACCACACTCGGCCGCGGCGGGAGCGACTACTCGGCGGCGGCGATCGCCCACTGCATCGGCGCGTCGAGCGTCGATCTCTGGAAGGACGTGGCGGGGTTCATGAGCGCCGACCCGCGGGTTGTCCGGAGCGCGGTCCCCCTCCCGAGGCTCTCCTACCGCGAGGCGGCCGAGCTCTCCTATTTCGGCGCGCGGATCTTCCATCCCCTCACCTTCGAGCCCCTCGAGGCGAAGGGGATACCGATCCGGATCCTCGACATCGGCGAGCCGTCGAGCCGCCGGCCGCGAACGGTGATCGGCGAGCGTGGCGTCGTCCGCACGGACGTCATCAAGAGCGTCACCTGCACCGAGGACGCGGCGGTACTGAAGCTTTTCGGTCCGGGGATCGGGATCAAGCGGGAGGTCCTCCCCAGCGTCACCGGCGCGATGAGCGAGGCGAGGGTGACGGTGCGGGCGATCGTCTCGTCGCAGACGTCGATCAACTTCATCCTCTCCCGGCGGGACCTCGCCAGAAGCGCCCGAATCGTGCGCAACCTGCGTCTCGCCGTCATCGACGAGATCGAGACGCACGACGACGTCGCCCTCGTGGCGATCGTCGGCGAGGGGCTCCTCGAGCGGCCGGGGATCGCCGCGCGCGTCCTCGGCGCCGTCGCACGCCGCCGCATCAACATCCAGATGATCTCGGCCGGCTCGTCGCGGGTGGCCGGCTACTTCCTCGTCCGGCGCAGGGACCGCACGGCGGCCGTGCGCGCCATACACGCCGAGTTCTTCGGATAG
- the mscL gene encoding large conductance mechanosensitive channel protein MscL: MFKEFKEFAMRGNVVDMAVGIIIGAAFGTIVKSLVADVIMPPIGLLLGNVDFANLFLVLRAGATAGPYASLADAQTAGAVTINYGVFINTIISFLIVAFAVFLVIRNLNRLKRTEEAQPAEPTTKECPRCFSTVPIKASRCPFCTSDLPAGA; this comes from the coding sequence ATGTTCAAGGAGTTCAAGGAATTCGCCATGCGCGGCAACGTCGTCGACATGGCGGTGGGAATCATCATCGGCGCGGCCTTCGGGACGATCGTGAAGTCCCTCGTCGCCGACGTCATCATGCCGCCGATCGGTTTGCTGCTCGGCAACGTCGACTTCGCGAATCTCTTCCTCGTTCTCCGCGCCGGAGCGACGGCCGGCCCCTACGCCTCGCTCGCCGATGCCCAAACGGCCGGGGCCGTGACGATCAACTACGGCGTCTTCATCAACACGATCATCTCGTTCCTGATCGTCGCGTTCGCCGTCTTCCTCGTCATCAGGAATCTCAACAGGCTGAAGCGCACCGAGGAAGCGCAGCCGGCGGAGCCGACGACGAAGGAATGCCCGCGCTGCTTCTCGACCGTGCCGATCAAGGCGTCGCGCTGCCCCTTCTGCACCTCGGATCTTCCCGCGGGCGCCTGA
- a CDS encoding amino acid permease, translated as MKLGRELGLLHVFCVASGAMISSGLFILPGIAHAKAGPAVVISYLIAGFLAMTGMLSQAELVSAMPKAGGTYFYVKRSMGPAVGTVDGLITWFSLSLKSAFALVGMAAFLAVVAPVDARLAAILLCVLFTAINIAGVREAGRVQVALVTGLIAVLVFYVVRGLPAVTLRNLEPFAPHGYAPVVATAGFVFISFGGLLKVASVAEEVRDPGRTVPLAMFLSLLVVTALYLLVVFVTTGVLDGRLLDGSLTPITDGARAIMGRGGAILLSIAAILAFVSTANAGILSASRYPLALSRDGLLPAGLGRVNARWRTPHVSILITGLFMAASLLLRLDALVKAASTVLILTYLFSCLSIVILRESRLQNYRPTFRAPLYPWVQIVGIAGFLWLLAGLGRPALVTAGAALVSGLFVYWFYGRIRAEREFALLHLVERITAKELTAGRGLESELREIIRERDEIVADRFDRTIEESAVLDLDERLSVGALFNIVAETMAARLDLPPGDVLDALRRREEDSSTVLTPDLAIPHVVVEGEGRFDIMLVRAREGVEFSPEAPAVKAVFVLAGTRDERNFHLRALSAIAQIVRDPHFEERWAAARGVEGLRDVILLGTRRR; from the coding sequence ATGAAGCTCGGCAGGGAACTCGGACTGCTCCACGTCTTCTGCGTGGCGAGCGGCGCGATGATCTCGTCGGGACTCTTCATTCTGCCGGGGATCGCGCACGCGAAGGCCGGCCCGGCCGTCGTCATCTCCTACCTCATCGCCGGATTCCTCGCGATGACGGGGATGCTGAGCCAGGCGGAGCTCGTCTCGGCGATGCCGAAGGCGGGCGGAACCTACTTCTACGTGAAGCGCTCGATGGGCCCGGCCGTCGGCACGGTCGACGGGCTCATCACCTGGTTCTCCCTTTCGCTGAAGAGCGCCTTCGCGCTCGTCGGCATGGCCGCCTTCCTCGCGGTCGTCGCGCCCGTCGATGCGCGTCTCGCGGCGATCCTGCTCTGCGTGCTCTTCACTGCGATCAACATCGCGGGGGTCCGCGAGGCGGGGCGCGTGCAGGTGGCGCTGGTGACCGGGCTCATCGCCGTTCTCGTCTTCTACGTCGTCCGGGGCCTGCCCGCGGTCACACTCCGCAACCTCGAGCCCTTCGCGCCCCACGGCTACGCGCCGGTCGTCGCGACCGCCGGCTTCGTCTTCATCTCCTTCGGCGGCCTGCTCAAGGTGGCGAGCGTCGCCGAGGAGGTGCGCGACCCGGGCAGGACGGTGCCGTTGGCGATGTTCCTCTCGCTTCTCGTGGTGACGGCGCTCTACCTGCTCGTCGTCTTCGTGACGACCGGCGTCCTCGACGGGCGTCTGCTCGACGGCTCCCTCACGCCGATCACCGACGGCGCGCGGGCGATCATGGGGCGGGGCGGGGCGATCCTGCTGAGCATCGCGGCGATCCTCGCCTTCGTCTCCACGGCGAACGCGGGGATCCTCTCGGCGTCGCGCTACCCGCTCGCCCTCAGCCGCGACGGGCTCCTTCCCGCCGGACTCGGCCGGGTGAACGCGCGGTGGCGCACGCCGCACGTTTCGATACTGATCACCGGACTCTTCATGGCCGCCAGCCTGCTCCTCAGGCTCGACGCCCTCGTCAAGGCCGCATCGACCGTTCTCATCCTCACCTACCTCTTCTCCTGCCTCTCGATCGTCATCCTGCGCGAGAGCCGGCTGCAGAACTACCGCCCGACCTTCCGGGCCCCGCTCTACCCGTGGGTGCAGATCGTCGGGATCGCCGGATTCCTCTGGCTGCTCGCCGGGCTCGGACGGCCGGCGCTCGTCACCGCCGGCGCCGCCCTCGTGAGCGGCCTCTTCGTCTACTGGTTCTACGGGCGGATCAGGGCGGAGCGCGAATTCGCGCTCCTGCATCTCGTCGAACGGATCACGGCGAAGGAGCTGACCGCCGGCCGCGGCCTGGAAAGCGAACTCAGGGAGATCATCAGGGAACGCGACGAGATCGTGGCCGACCGTTTCGACCGCACGATCGAGGAGAGCGCCGTCCTCGATCTCGACGAGCGCCTGTCCGTGGGAGCCTTGTTCAACATCGTGGCGGAAACGATGGCCGCCCGCCTCGATCTCCCGCCCGGGGACGTTCTCGACGCCCTGCGACGCCGCGAGGAGGACAGCAGCACCGTTCTCACACCCGATCTCGCGATTCCGCACGTCGTCGTCGAGGGGGAGGGGCGGTTCGACATCATGCTCGTCCGTGCGCGCGAGGGAGTCGAGTTCTCGCCCGAGGCTCCCGCCGTCAAGGCGGTGTTCGTCCTCGCCGGGACGCGGGACGAGCGGAACTTCCACCTCCGCGCCCTCTCGGCGATCGCGCAGATCGTCCGCGATCCGCATTTCGAGGAGCGCTGGGCGGCGGCGAGGGGCGTGGAGGGGCTCCGGGACGTGATCCTTCTCGGCACGCGCAGGCGGTGA
- a CDS encoding ubiquinone/menaquinone biosynthesis methyltransferase, whose product MNVAGIERMYEGIAPAYERANRLFTLGLDKRWRRVAADTAADGGGERWVDLCCGTGDLARALIAAAGRRRGGAPAFLAGIDLSRPMIDEARRRAGTERAAWMIAEAGALPLAAGSVDLVTIGFALRNLCTAYGSLCPVFAEVRRVLAPGGRLVTVETSRPASRVVDGAMQLYARTAAAAAGRLVSGEAGPYRYLARSVADFHGPAAVEGMLFEAGFETVAWRTLTLGVVAVHVATVAGAVHGGETA is encoded by the coding sequence ATGAACGTCGCGGGCATCGAGAGGATGTACGAGGGCATCGCGCCCGCCTACGAGCGGGCCAACCGACTCTTCACGCTGGGTCTCGACAAACGGTGGCGGCGGGTTGCCGCGGACACCGCCGCGGACGGCGGGGGAGAGCGGTGGGTGGATCTCTGCTGCGGCACCGGCGACCTCGCGCGCGCGCTCATCGCGGCGGCCGGGCGGAGGCGGGGAGGCGCTCCCGCTTTTCTCGCCGGGATCGATCTCTCGCGGCCGATGATCGACGAGGCGCGGCGGCGGGCGGGGACGGAACGGGCGGCGTGGATGATCGCCGAGGCCGGCGCACTTCCCCTCGCCGCGGGTTCGGTCGATCTCGTGACGATCGGATTCGCCCTGCGCAACCTCTGCACCGCCTACGGCTCGCTTTGTCCCGTCTTTGCCGAGGTGCGCCGGGTCCTCGCCCCCGGCGGGCGGCTCGTGACGGTCGAGACGAGCCGGCCGGCGTCGCGGGTCGTCGACGGGGCGATGCAACTCTACGCGCGCACCGCAGCAGCGGCCGCCGGGCGCCTCGTCAGCGGCGAGGCGGGGCCCTATCGCTACCTCGCCCGGTCGGTGGCCGACTTCCACGGTCCGGCCGCCGTCGAAGGGATGCTATTCGAGGCCGGATTCGAGACGGTGGCGTGGCGGACGCTCACGCTCGGCGTTGTCGCCGTCCACGTGGCGACGGTCGCCGGCGCCGTCCACGGAGGGGAGACGGCATGA
- a CDS encoding pyridoxamine 5'-phosphate oxidase family protein: MRRHEQEIADHDALEAVIAAAQVCRLAVADGETPCIVPLCFGYEAERLYFHSAPAGRKIDLLKSAGRAAFEVETDVKFTGEGAACNRTMRYRSVIGAGAVVFVEDEAEKQLALTLISRQYGCADETFPPGVVEKTTVFRLDVEEMTGKRSG, translated from the coding sequence ATGAGACGACACGAACAGGAGATCGCGGATCACGACGCCCTCGAGGCGGTCATCGCCGCGGCGCAGGTCTGCCGGCTCGCCGTCGCCGATGGCGAGACGCCGTGCATCGTCCCGCTCTGCTTCGGGTACGAGGCGGAACGGCTCTACTTCCACTCGGCGCCCGCGGGGCGCAAGATCGATCTGCTCAAAAGCGCCGGCCGGGCCGCCTTCGAGGTGGAGACCGACGTCAAGTTCACCGGGGAGGGGGCGGCCTGCAACCGCACGATGCGCTACCGGAGCGTGATCGGCGCGGGCGCCGTCGTCTTCGTCGAGGACGAAGCGGAGAAACAGCTGGCACTCACCCTGATCTCGCGGCAGTATGGCTGCGCGGACGAGACCTTTCCGCCGGGCGTCGTCGAAAAGACGACGGTCTTCCGCCTCGACGTCGAGGAGATGACGGGGAAGAGATCGGGATGA
- a CDS encoding MATE family efflux transporter, with protein MTAIERATLIDGPVGRTLARLTGPMILGIVAMIAFNLTDTFFVSRLGTLPLAALSFTMPVVYAINHIIMGIGIGASAAVSRAVGSGDIEEARRLTMASLSLALVFTAVFVVTGFLFSGSLFQLLGADAVTMPLIDRYMRIWFAGVLFLVFPMVGNNIIRALGDTKIPAAIMVIAVVLNIILDPLLIFGIGPFPRMELAGAALTTVLSRSVTMAVAILVLWRRYRMITFRGLDPGRLLCCWRSILFVGLPAAATKAIIPAALGVITRVIARFGPAAVAGYGVAMRVEFFALAVVMALSSVIGPFVGQNWGAGRRDRAERSIFLSTRFALAWGLGMLALLALPARWIAGIFSDNPAVVDTIVLYLRIVPLCYGLEGVFVIAGAALNVIRRPIHAAALALVQMFALAVPLALLGRRLLGVGGIFGGITAAYLLAGLVAWLVLRRSLDQVSWDRPPRGQMEIADMEAP; from the coding sequence CGCCTTCAATCTCACGGACACCTTCTTCGTCAGCCGGCTCGGCACGCTTCCGCTCGCGGCGCTCTCCTTCACCATGCCCGTCGTGTACGCGATCAACCACATCATCATGGGCATCGGGATCGGGGCCTCTGCGGCCGTCTCGCGCGCCGTGGGAAGCGGCGACATCGAGGAGGCGCGGCGGCTGACGATGGCGAGCCTCTCGCTGGCCCTCGTCTTCACCGCCGTCTTCGTCGTCACCGGCTTCCTCTTTTCCGGTTCCCTCTTCCAACTGCTCGGCGCCGACGCGGTCACGATGCCGCTGATCGACCGGTACATGCGCATCTGGTTCGCCGGCGTCCTCTTCCTCGTCTTCCCGATGGTGGGAAACAACATCATCCGCGCGCTCGGCGACACGAAGATACCCGCGGCGATCATGGTGATCGCGGTCGTGCTCAACATCATCCTCGATCCGCTCCTTATCTTCGGTATCGGGCCCTTTCCACGGATGGAACTGGCCGGGGCGGCGCTCACCACCGTCCTCTCCCGGTCGGTGACGATGGCGGTGGCGATCCTCGTTTTGTGGCGCCGCTACCGGATGATCACCTTCCGCGGACTCGATCCCGGGCGACTTCTCTGCTGCTGGAGATCGATCCTCTTCGTCGGCCTCCCCGCGGCGGCCACCAAGGCGATCATCCCCGCCGCGCTCGGCGTGATCACCCGCGTGATCGCCCGGTTCGGGCCGGCGGCCGTCGCCGGGTACGGCGTGGCGATGCGCGTCGAATTCTTCGCGCTCGCCGTCGTCATGGCCCTCTCCTCGGTCATCGGCCCCTTCGTCGGGCAGAACTGGGGCGCGGGGCGGCGCGACCGCGCGGAACGGAGCATCTTTCTCTCGACGCGGTTCGCCCTGGCGTGGGGGCTCGGCATGCTCGCGCTCCTCGCCTTGCCGGCGCGGTGGATCGCCGGTATCTTCTCGGACAACCCCGCCGTCGTGGACACGATCGTCCTCTATCTCAGGATCGTGCCGCTCTGCTACGGGCTCGAGGGAGTCTTCGTGATCGCCGGCGCCGCGCTGAACGTCATCCGGCGCCCGATACACGCGGCGGCGCTCGCTTTGGTGCAGATGTTCGCCCTCGCCGTGCCCCTCGCGCTGCTCGGGCGCCGTCTTCTCGGCGTCGGCGGGATATTCGGCGGGATCACGGCGGCCTATCTCCTCGCCGGGCTCGTCGCCTGGCTCGTTCTGCGGCGGTCGCTCGACCAGGTGTCGTGGGACCGGCCGCCGCGCGGGCAGATGGAAATCGCCGACATGGAGGCACCATGA